In Xiphophorus maculatus strain JP 163 A chromosome 18, X_maculatus-5.0-male, whole genome shotgun sequence, a single genomic region encodes these proteins:
- the LOC102221121 gene encoding cullin-3 — translation MSNLSKGGTKKDTKMRIRAFPMTMDEKYVNNIWDLLKNAIQEIQRKNNSGLSFEELYRNAYTMVLHKHGEKLYTGLREVVTEHLINKVREDVLNSLNNNFLQTLNQAWNDHQTAMVMIRDILMYMDRVYVQQNNVENVYNLGLIIFRDQVVRYGCIRDHLRQTLLDMIARERKGEVVDRGAIRNACQMLMILGLEGRSVYEEDFEAPFLEMSAEFFQLESQKFLSENSASVYIKKVEARINEEIERVMHCLDKSTEEPIVKVVERELISKHMKTIVEMENSGLVHMLKNGKTDDLACMYKLFSRVPNGLKTMCECMSSYLREQGKALVSEEGEGKNPVDYIQGLLDLKSRFDRFLQESFNNDRLFKQTIAGDFEYFLNLNSRSPEYLSLFIDDKLKKGVKGLTEQEVESILDKAMVLFRFMQEKDVFERYYKQHLARRLLTNKSVSDDSEKNMISKLKTECGCQFTSKLEGMFRDMSISNTTMDEFRQHLQTTGVSLGGVDLTVRVLTTGYWPTQSATPKCNIPPSPRHAFEVFRRFYLGKHSGRQLTLQHHMGSADLNATFYGPIKKEDGSEVGVGGAQVTGSNTRKHILQVSTFQMTILMLFNNREKSTFEEIQQETDIPERELVRALQSLACGKPTQRVLTKEPKSKEIENGHVFTVNDQFTSKLHRVKIQTVAAKQGESDPERKETRQKVDDDRKHEIEAAIVRIMKSRKKMQHNVLVAEVTQQLRARFLPSPVVIKKRIEGLIEREYLARTPEDRKVYTYVA, via the exons ATGTCCAATCTCAGCAAAGGCGGCACCAAGAAGGACACCAAAATGAGGATAAGGGCCTTTCCT ATGACGATGGATGAGAAGTATGTCAACAATATCTGGGACCTACTAAAAAATGCCATCCAGGAAATACAGAGGAAGAACAACAGCGGCCTGAGCTTTGAGGAACTTTACAGGAATGCCTACACAATGGTGCTCCACAAACATGGAGAGAAACTGTACACAGGCCTGCGGGAAGTTGTCACTGAACATCTCATCAACAAA gTACGAGAAGATGTCCTAAACTCTCTAAACAATAACTTCCTCCAGACGTTAAATCAAGCGTGGAATGACCACCAGACTGCAATGGTGATGATCAGAGACATCCTGATGTACATG GATCGAGTGTATGTGCAGCAAAATAATGTAGAAAACGTCTACAACCTGGGGCTCATCATCTTTAGGGATCAGGTGGTTCGATATGGCTGCATCAGAGACCACCTTCGACAAACTCTGCTTGACATGATCGCACGGGAGAGGAAGGGGGAAGTGGTGGACAG GGGGGCCATTAGAAATGCCTGCCAAATGTTAATGATCCTTGGCCTTGAAGGAAGATCTGTTTATGAAGAAGACTTTGAAGCACCGTTCTTGGAAATGTCTGCAGAATTTTTCCAG CTGGAGAGCCAAAAGTTCCTTTCAGAAAACAGTGCGAGTGTGTACATAAAGAAGGTAGAGGCCAGAATTAATGAGGAGATTGAGCGGGTAATGCACTGCCTGGACAAATCAACAGAGGAGCCCATCGTCAAGGTGGTGGAACGAGAGCTCATCTCCAAGCACATGAAGACCATCGTAGAGATGGAGAACTCGGGTCTGGTCCATATGCTGAAGAATGGCAAGACAGATG ATTTAGCATGTATGTACAAGCTGTTCAGTCGGGTTCCCAACGGGCTGAAGACCATGTGTGAGTGTATGAGCTCATACCTGCGGGAGCAAGGCAAGGCGCTCGTTTCAGAGGAGGGAGAAGGAAAAAATCCAGTAGATTATATTCAG GGTTTGTTAGACCTGAAGTCACGTTTTGACCGTTTCCTCCAAGAATCTTTCAATAATGACCGACTCTTCAAACAAACTATTGCTGGTGATTTCGAGTACTTCCTTAACCTCAACTCTCGCTCGCCTGAATATCTCTCGCTCTTCATCGATGACAAACTGAAGAAGGGAGTAAAAGGG CTAACAGAGCAAGAGGTGGAGTCCATACTGGACAAGGCCATGGTGTTGTTCCGCTTCATGCAGGAGAAGGATGTGTTTGAACGATATTACAAGCAGCACCTGGCTCGAAGGTTGCTCACCAACAAGAGCGTTTCAGATGATTCAGAAAAGAACATGATCTCCAAGCTAAAG ACTGAGTGTGGCTGTCAGTTCACCTCTAAACTAGAGGGAATGTTCCGGGACATGAGCATCTCCAACACCACCATGGATGAGTTCAGGCAACATCTCCAGACCACTGGG GTTTCTCTTGGAGGGGTTGATCTCACTGTGAGGGTCCTGACTACAGGATACTGGCCTACACAATCAGCAACACCAAAGTGCAATATCCCCCCTTCACCACGTCATGCATTTGAAGTTTTCAGAAG GTTTTATCTCGGTAAGCACAGTGGTAGACAACTCACCTTACAGCACCATATGGGTTCTGCAGATTTAAATGCCACCTTCTATGGTCCCATCAAAAAG GAGGACGGGTCAGAAGTCGGAGTAGGTGGGGCCCAGGTGACGGGCTCCAACACCAGAAAGCACATTCTGCAAGTATCCACCTTTCAGATGACCATTCTCATGCTTTTCAACAACAGGGAGAAGTCCACTTTTGAG GAAATCCAGCAGGAGACGGATATCCCTGAGAGGGAGCTGGTGCGAGCGCTGCAGTCTCTGGCGTGTGGGAAGCCCACACAGAGAGTTCTCACCAAAGAGCCCAAATCCAAGGAGATTGAAAATGGCCATGTGTTTACAGTGAATGACCAGTTTACCTCTAAACTGCACCGGGTCAAAATTCAGACAG TGGCTGCTAAACAGGGAGAGTCTGATCCGGAGAGGAAGGAGACGCGACAGAAAGTTGATGATGACAGAAAGCATGAGATTGAAGCAGCCATTGTTCGCATCATGAAATCTAGAAAGAAGATGCAGCACAATGTCCTAGTAGCAGAG GTCACACAGCAGTTGCGAGCACGATTCCTTCCTAGTCCAGTAGTCATCAAGAAGCGCATTGAAGGACTCATTGAGAGGGAATATTTGGCAAGAACACCAGAGGACCGCAAAGTGTACACTTATGTAGCATAA